The Pan paniscus chromosome 1, NHGRI_mPanPan1-v2.0_pri, whole genome shotgun sequence genome has a segment encoding these proteins:
- the RNF187 gene encoding E3 ubiquitin-protein ligase RNF187 yields MQGGSVQDESSGGGPRRPFPAPSPAHAGELPRGALRGSDPAPCASPTPPRARPRRWRRRPVAGLRPVAGRLGLRPSPAAPAPLPAPPPAALALPAGPAEAACALCQRAPREPVRADCGHRFCRACVVRFWAEEDGPFPCPECADDCWQRAVEPGRPPLSRRLLALEEAAAAPARDGPASEAALQLLCRADAGPLCAACRMAAGPEPPEWEPRWRKALRGKENKGSVEIMRKDLNDARDLHGQAESAAAVWKGHVMDRRKKALTDYKKLRAFFVEEEEHFLQEAEKEEGLPEDELADPTERFRSLLQAVSELEKKHRNLGLSMLLQVREPRWVCPPSGQGGRRQHRAIGGPLPEVKA; encoded by the exons ATGCAGGGCGGGTCCGTGCAGGATGAGAGCAGCGGAGGAGGCCCACGCAGGCCATTTCCCGCCCCGTCCCCAGCCCACGCGGGCGAGCTACCGCGGGG AGCGCTCCGCGGTTCGGACCCCGCCCCGTGCGCGTCCCCGACCCCGCCCCGTGCGCGTCCCCGGCGTTGGCGTCGCCGTCCGGTTGCTGGTCTCCGTCCGGTCGCCGGCCGTCTAGGTCTCCGGCCCTCCCCAGCCGCTCCTGCGCCCTTGCCGGCCCCGCCGCCCGCAGCCCTGGCGCTCCCTGCGGGCCCCGCCGAGGCCGCCTGCGCCCTGTGCCAGCGCGCGCCCCGGGAACCGGTGCGCGCCGACTGCGGCCACCGCTTCTGTCGGGCGTGCGTGGTGCGCTTCTGGGCCGAGGAGGACGGGCCCTTCCCGTGCCCCGAGTGCGCCGACGACTGCTGGCAGCGCGCCGTGGAGCCTGGCAGGCCCCCGCTCAGCCGCCGCCTTCTGGCGCTCGAGGAGGCGGCCGCGGCGCCCGCGCGCGACGGCCCGGCCAGCGAGGCCGCGCTGCAGCTGCTGTGCCGCGCCGACGCCGGCCCGCTCTGCGCCGCCTGCCGTATGGCTGCGGGCCCCGAGCCGCCCGAGTGGGAACCGCGCTGGAGGAAGGCGCTGCGCGGCAAG GAGAACAAGGGGTCTGTGGAAATCATGAGAAAGGACTTGAATGACGCCCGGGACCTGCATGGCCAGGCAGAGTCAGCAGCTGCAGTGTGGAAG GGACACGTGATGGACCGTAGGAAGAAGGCACTGACCGACTACAAGAAGCTGCGGGCCTTCtttgtggaggaggaggagcatttcctgcaggaggctgagaaggaggaggggcTCCCTGAGGATGAGCTGGCTGACCCCACTGAGCGGTTCAGGTCACTGCTGCAGGCGGTCTCGGAGCTGGAGAAGAAGCATCGCAACCTGGGCCTCAGCATGCTGCTGCAGGTGCGGGAGCCCCGCTGGGTCTGCCCACCATCGGGCCAGGGTGGACGCAGGCAGCACCGAGCCATTGGGGGACCATTGCCCGAAGTCAAGGCTTAA